One Jeotgalicoccus saudimassiliensis DNA window includes the following coding sequences:
- a CDS encoding valine--tRNA ligase, whose protein sequence is MEMPKKYNPAEVEQGKYDKWVEQGLFKSDVNSDKEPFSIVIPPPNVTGKLHLGHAWDTTLQDIITRMKRMQGYDVLYLPGMDHAGIATQAKVDARLREAGIKTSELGREKFLEHAWNWKEEYASHIREQWAKMGLGLDYDKERFTLDEGLSKAVRKVFVDMYNKNLIYRGEYIINWDPQTQTALSDIEVIHKDIEGSFYHVKYPLTDGSGFLEIATTRPETMLGDTAVVVHPDDERYQDFIGKTVTLPIVGRELPIIADSYVEKDFGSGAMKVTPAHDPNDFEIGNRHDLERINVMHPDGTINELGGQYEGMDRFDCRKQLVKDLEAQGFMIKIESHVHSVGHSERSNAIVEPYLSTQWFVSMKPLAEKSLENQNTDNRIDFVPNRFEHTFNGWMENIRDWVISRQLWWGHQIPAWYRNETGELYVGEEAPADIENWTQDEDVLDTWFSSALWPFSTMGWPDETPDLAKYFPTNVLVTGYDIIFFWVARMIFSSLEQTGEKPFDDVLLHGLVRDEQNRKMSKSLGNGVDPMDVIDKYGADALRYFLSTGSTPGQDLRYSDEKVESVWNFINKIWNASRFALMNIGEDFTLEDIDLTGDKSLADKWILTRLNETIADVTRLSEDYEFGEVGRALYNFIWDDFCDWYIEMAKVPMTHGTDEEKQMTRSVLLYTLDKILKMLHPFMPFVTDEIYQTINKETSIVVSEWPVVDESLNFDDASAEMELLVNIIKSVRTTRNEVNTPLSKPIDIKLEVKDDNRRAAVERNKHYIERFTNPENLTIAASIDKGDDDKTDVVKGATVVLPLAGLINKEEEIARLEKELERLNGELKRVSGKLNNEKFVSNAPEKIVEEERKKQAGYQTQYEEVETRLKSMRGVE, encoded by the coding sequence ATGGAAATGCCGAAAAAGTATAATCCGGCTGAAGTTGAACAGGGTAAATACGACAAGTGGGTGGAACAGGGTTTATTTAAATCCGACGTAAACAGCGACAAAGAACCGTTTTCTATCGTTATTCCGCCGCCGAACGTGACGGGTAAACTGCACCTTGGCCACGCATGGGACACGACGCTGCAGGATATTATTACACGCATGAAGCGTATGCAGGGCTACGATGTACTGTACCTGCCGGGCATGGACCACGCGGGTATCGCAACGCAGGCGAAAGTGGATGCGCGTCTCCGCGAAGCGGGCATTAAAACTTCGGAACTTGGCCGCGAGAAGTTTTTAGAGCATGCGTGGAACTGGAAAGAGGAATACGCATCGCACATCCGCGAACAGTGGGCGAAGATGGGGCTCGGTCTCGATTACGATAAAGAGCGCTTTACACTGGACGAAGGCTTATCTAAAGCGGTTCGTAAAGTATTCGTTGATATGTACAACAAGAATTTAATTTACCGCGGTGAATATATTATTAACTGGGATCCGCAAACTCAGACTGCACTGAGCGACATCGAAGTAATTCATAAAGATATCGAAGGCAGCTTTTACCACGTGAAGTATCCGTTAACTGACGGTTCAGGGTTTTTAGAAATCGCAACGACGCGTCCTGAGACGATGCTCGGAGATACAGCGGTTGTTGTTCACCCGGATGACGAACGCTACCAGGACTTTATCGGCAAAACAGTAACACTACCGATCGTCGGCCGCGAACTGCCGATCATCGCAGATTCATACGTTGAGAAAGATTTCGGTTCAGGTGCGATGAAAGTCACGCCGGCACACGACCCGAACGACTTTGAAATTGGTAACCGTCACGACCTTGAGCGCATTAACGTGATGCACCCGGACGGCACGATTAACGAGCTCGGCGGACAGTACGAAGGCATGGACCGTTTCGACTGCCGCAAACAGCTGGTTAAAGACCTTGAAGCACAAGGGTTTATGATTAAAATCGAATCTCACGTGCACTCTGTCGGCCACTCCGAGCGTTCAAACGCAATTGTTGAGCCGTACTTATCGACACAGTGGTTCGTGAGCATGAAGCCGCTCGCTGAGAAGAGTCTGGAAAATCAGAACACAGATAACCGTATCGATTTCGTGCCGAACCGTTTTGAACACACGTTCAACGGCTGGATGGAAAACATCCGCGACTGGGTCATTTCACGCCAGCTATGGTGGGGACACCAGATTCCGGCATGGTATCGCAATGAAACAGGCGAACTGTACGTAGGCGAAGAAGCACCTGCAGACATTGAAAACTGGACGCAGGACGAAGATGTGCTGGACACATGGTTCTCAAGTGCATTATGGCCGTTTTCGACGATGGGCTGGCCGGACGAAACGCCGGACCTTGCCAAGTACTTCCCGACGAATGTCCTGGTTACAGGTTACGACATTATCTTCTTCTGGGTCGCGCGTATGATCTTCTCATCTTTAGAGCAGACAGGCGAGAAACCATTTGATGATGTGTTATTACATGGTCTTGTACGCGATGAGCAGAACCGCAAGATGTCGAAATCTCTCGGCAACGGCGTAGACCCGATGGATGTTATTGATAAATACGGTGCGGATGCACTGCGTTACTTCCTGTCTACAGGTTCAACGCCGGGTCAGGATCTCCGCTACAGTGATGAAAAAGTAGAGAGCGTATGGAACTTTATTAACAAAATCTGGAACGCTTCACGTTTCGCATTAATGAACATCGGTGAAGACTTTACGCTGGAAGATATCGATTTAACAGGCGATAAATCACTCGCTGACAAGTGGATTTTGACACGTTTAAACGAGACAATCGCAGATGTAACCCGTCTGTCGGAAGACTACGAGTTCGGTGAAGTCGGCCGCGCTTTATACAACTTTATCTGGGATGATTTCTGTGACTGGTATATCGAAATGGCGAAAGTGCCGATGACTCACGGTACAGATGAAGAGAAACAGATGACACGTTCGGTGCTGCTTTATACGCTGGATAAGATTCTGAAGATGCTTCACCCGTTTATGCCGTTTGTGACGGATGAAATTTACCAGACAATCAATAAAGAAACATCAATCGTTGTCAGCGAATGGCCGGTCGTAGATGAGTCACTTAACTTTGACGACGCTTCAGCTGAAATGGAGCTCTTAGTAAATATTATTAAATCGGTGAGAACGACGCGTAATGAAGTCAATACGCCGTTATCCAAACCAATCGATATTAAACTTGAAGTCAAAGATGACAACCGCCGTGCTGCAGTAGAGCGCAACAAGCATTATATCGAGCGCTTTACGAATCCAGAAAACTTAACGATTGCTGCATCAATCGATAAAGGTGACGACGATAAGACAGATGTCGTTAAAGGGGCAACAGTCGTACTGCCGCTTGCAGGATTAATTAATAAAGAAGAAGAAATCGCGCGTCTTGAAAAAGAACTGGAACGTCTAAATGGCGAACTTAAACGTGTATCAGGAAAACTTAACAATGAGAAATTTGTGAGCAACGCTCCGGAAAAAATCGTTGAAGAAGAACGTAAAAAACAAGCGGGCTACCAGACGCAGTATGAAGAAGTTGAGACGCGCCTGAAAAGCATGAGAGGTGTGGAATAG
- a CDS encoding AbrB family transcriptional regulator gives MKVLRFLLLVALAALISSGLSAIGMILPWLFGAMIATILYLRLIKRELFFPRWLGNLGVAIMAIEIGSTLTLDALLDMRADLFNIFLMTILVLILSLILSRFFIYLTGSTPETAILASVPGALSQMLIMAEEEKRADILLVTLTQMSRIILIVLIVPFVARIFTPPADITAEPVAVNYLSAIFTPEMLIIPIAAFALIYILNKIKFPASLMLGPIIVLIIWNLTTGIEFSLDLVFINIAQILFGIRIGLQIASLMTQLNRRLILAILFQNLLLIFGTMFIVFIFQLFTTHQFNDLFLSAAPGGLGQIIVIAIETGGNIAMISSYHIFRIFFIIIVVVPIVGYYLKYLSSIRRKQGRQ, from the coding sequence ATGAAAGTACTTCGTTTTCTGCTGCTCGTCGCTCTGGCCGCGTTAATTTCAAGCGGGCTGTCTGCAATTGGCATGATTCTGCCGTGGCTCTTTGGTGCGATGATTGCGACGATTCTCTACCTCAGACTGATTAAGCGTGAATTGTTTTTTCCGCGCTGGCTCGGTAATCTCGGTGTTGCCATTATGGCCATCGAAATCGGCTCCACTCTGACGCTCGACGCATTACTGGATATGCGGGCTGACTTATTTAACATTTTTCTTATGACCATTCTTGTTCTTATACTCAGTCTTATTCTCTCCCGGTTTTTTATATATTTAACCGGCAGCACACCGGAAACGGCAATTCTTGCTTCGGTACCGGGTGCATTATCCCAAATGCTGATTATGGCGGAGGAGGAGAAGCGCGCTGATATTTTACTCGTCACGCTGACACAGATGTCGCGCATTATTCTCATCGTCCTGATCGTGCCGTTCGTCGCGCGCATCTTCACGCCGCCGGCGGATATCACAGCCGAACCTGTCGCCGTCAATTATCTGTCGGCAATCTTCACACCGGAAATGCTGATTATTCCCATCGCCGCATTCGCACTTATATACATTCTTAACAAGATAAAATTCCCGGCGAGCTTAATGCTCGGTCCGATTATCGTGCTCATCATATGGAATTTAACGACGGGCATTGAATTTTCACTGGATCTCGTGTTTATTAACATCGCTCAGATTTTATTCGGTATAAGAATCGGGCTGCAGATTGCATCGTTAATGACGCAGCTGAACAGACGTCTGATTCTGGCAATTCTGTTTCAGAACCTGCTGCTCATTTTCGGGACGATGTTTATCGTGTTTATATTCCAGCTGTTTACAACGCATCAGTTTAACGACCTGTTTCTGAGTGCCGCACCGGGCGGGCTCGGCCAGATTATCGTTATCGCGATTGAGACCGGCGGTAATATTGCGATGATTTCGAGTTATCACATCTTCAGAATTTTCTTCATTATAATCGTCGTCGTGCCGATCGTCGGCTACTATTTAAAATATCTCAGCAGCATACGGAGAAAACAGGGCAGACAGTAG